In the Hyalangium ruber genome, one interval contains:
- a CDS encoding bifunctional metallophosphatase/5'-nucleotidase, with the protein MAFKFLGAGVVGSLFLSHVSCGDEAKPREPVRVQVLAINDFHGNLEAPSGSNGRITVPSTTTDGGVGTVDVNAGGATYLAHHISKLREENPNTVVVSAGDLIGASPLVSGIFHDEPTIELMNLIGLDINGVGNHEFDDGQAELLRMQNGGCHADGCQGATTFTGAKFKFLSANVFKNVATKETLLPPYEIKEFEGVKVAFIGMTLEGTSKIVNPAGIGGLTFQDEADTVNALVPDLKAQGVEAIVVVLHEGGMPTGAYDACPGISGPIVELTERFDDAVDVVVSGHTHQAYNCVIDGKRVTSAASHGRLVTDIDLVLDPTTRDVVEATARNVIVTRDTATPQVDTFVSDYVSRAAPLANRVIGNTPVELKLPPRPLPPGQGGDYSMGRVVADAMLAATSGPQVGNAVIALQNPGGVRADINVGDITYSEVFTVQPFANNMVTMTLTGAQIERVLEQQFRGTTRLVMQVSEGFTYAWSESAPVGQKIDPASITLHGTPIRPDAEYRVTVNNFMASGGDDYLVFTEGKDLLTGDVDTNVLEAYLRSHNPLTPPAQGRITVLP; encoded by the coding sequence ATGGCTTTCAAGTTCCTTGGGGCGGGCGTCGTCGGCTCCCTGTTCTTGTCCCACGTGAGCTGTGGGGATGAAGCGAAGCCGCGTGAGCCCGTCCGCGTCCAGGTGCTGGCCATCAATGACTTTCACGGCAACCTGGAGGCTCCCTCCGGCAGCAACGGGCGCATCACGGTCCCGAGCACGACCACCGACGGTGGCGTCGGAACCGTCGACGTCAACGCGGGCGGCGCGACCTACCTCGCCCACCACATCTCCAAGCTGCGGGAGGAGAACCCGAACACGGTGGTCGTCTCCGCGGGAGATCTGATCGGCGCCTCGCCGTTGGTCTCGGGCATCTTCCACGACGAGCCCACCATCGAGTTGATGAACCTGATCGGTCTGGACATCAACGGCGTGGGCAACCACGAGTTCGATGATGGCCAGGCCGAGCTGCTGCGCATGCAGAACGGCGGTTGCCACGCCGACGGGTGCCAGGGCGCCACGACCTTCACCGGCGCGAAGTTCAAGTTCCTGTCGGCCAACGTCTTCAAGAACGTGGCCACGAAGGAGACGCTCCTTCCTCCCTACGAGATCAAGGAGTTCGAGGGTGTGAAGGTCGCCTTCATCGGGATGACGCTCGAGGGCACCTCGAAGATCGTCAACCCGGCCGGTATCGGTGGCCTCACCTTCCAGGACGAGGCGGACACCGTCAACGCCCTGGTCCCCGACCTCAAGGCTCAGGGCGTGGAGGCCATCGTGGTCGTCCTGCACGAGGGCGGCATGCCGACGGGCGCGTATGACGCGTGCCCGGGCATCTCCGGCCCCATCGTGGAGCTCACCGAGCGGTTCGATGACGCGGTGGACGTGGTCGTCTCCGGTCACACCCACCAGGCGTACAACTGCGTCATCGACGGCAAGCGCGTCACCAGCGCCGCCAGCCATGGGCGCCTCGTGACCGACATCGATCTGGTGCTGGATCCCACCACCCGGGACGTGGTGGAGGCCACCGCGCGCAACGTCATCGTTACCCGCGACACCGCGACTCCCCAGGTGGACACGTTCGTGAGTGACTACGTCAGCAGGGCCGCGCCCCTGGCCAACCGCGTCATCGGCAACACCCCGGTCGAGCTGAAGCTCCCCCCTCGCCCGCTCCCGCCGGGCCAGGGCGGTGACTACTCGATGGGCAGAGTCGTCGCGGACGCCATGCTCGCGGCCACGAGCGGCCCGCAGGTGGGCAACGCGGTCATCGCCCTCCAGAACCCGGGCGGCGTGCGCGCCGACATCAACGTCGGCGACATCACCTACAGCGAGGTCTTCACCGTGCAGCCCTTCGCCAACAACATGGTGACGATGACGCTCACGGGCGCGCAGATCGAGCGGGTGCTGGAGCAGCAGTTCCGAGGAACGACCCGGCTCGTGATGCAGGTGTCCGAGGGCTTCACCTACGCCTGGAGCGAGTCGGCGCCGGTGGGGCAGAAGATCGACCCGGCGTCCATCACCCTCCATGGCACGCCCATCCGCCCGGACGCGGAGTACCGCGTCACGGTGAACAACTTCATGGCCTCCGGTGGCGACGACTACCTGGTCTTCACCGAGGGCAAGGATCTGCTCACCGGTGACGTGGATACCAACGTGCTCGAGGCCTATCTGCGCTCCCACAACCCGCTGACTCCGCCGGCGCAGGGCCGTATTACCGTGCTGCCATAG
- a CDS encoding MBL fold metallo-hydrolase: MLTEVQAGPYTVRGISVGGVYTSLQVPELGVVLDVGVPLRSFATTDHVFLSHGHSDHASALGALLGIRGLVGKHTPARVFLPAEIESAVQEAQAALCRLHRSAISFQTIPMLPGETLKVYKDLWVRAFRTHHAGPSLGYQFLRRITKLKPEHQGLPGEELARLRREGAPGIFEEIERRELAYATDTLSKVLETAPEILDSRVLILECTYLDQSRTVEETQERLHVHLDEIIARADRFQNEALVLMHFSQAYPPTAVHDIIRQRVPPALLERVRVFAPDTSRWFG; encoded by the coding sequence ATGCTGACCGAAGTGCAGGCAGGGCCCTACACCGTCCGAGGCATCTCGGTGGGCGGGGTGTACACGTCGCTGCAGGTGCCGGAGCTGGGCGTGGTGCTCGACGTGGGGGTGCCGCTGCGGAGCTTCGCCACGACGGACCACGTCTTCCTGAGCCACGGCCACTCGGACCACGCCAGCGCCCTGGGGGCGCTGCTGGGAATTCGCGGGCTGGTAGGCAAGCACACGCCCGCTCGCGTGTTCCTGCCCGCGGAGATCGAGTCGGCGGTCCAGGAGGCGCAAGCGGCGCTCTGCCGGCTTCACCGCTCGGCGATCTCCTTCCAGACCATCCCCATGCTCCCGGGCGAGACCCTCAAAGTCTACAAGGACCTCTGGGTGCGCGCCTTCCGGACGCACCACGCGGGCCCCTCGCTGGGCTACCAGTTCCTGCGCCGCATCACGAAGCTCAAGCCCGAGCACCAGGGCCTGCCCGGAGAGGAGCTCGCCCGCCTGCGCCGCGAGGGAGCGCCGGGCATCTTCGAGGAGATCGAGCGGCGCGAGCTGGCCTATGCCACCGACACCCTGTCGAAGGTGCTGGAGACGGCGCCGGAGATCCTCGACAGCCGGGTACTGATCCTCGAGTGTACCTACCTCGATCAGTCCCGGACGGTGGAGGAGACCCAGGAGCGCCTACACGTCCACCTGGACGAGATCATCGCTCGGGCGGACCGGTTCCAGAACGAGGCCCTGGTGTTGATGCACTTCAGCCAGGCCTACCCGCCCACGGCGGTACACGACATCATCCGCCAGCGTGTGCCGCCCGCGCTGCTGGAGCGGGTCCGCGTCTTCGCTCCGGACACCAGCCGCTGGTTCGGCTGA